From the Schistocerca piceifrons isolate TAMUIC-IGC-003096 chromosome 2, iqSchPice1.1, whole genome shotgun sequence genome, the window ATTTCTGGAGCGCCTGGGGATCACTTCTCTTTCATCATTCTTTTTAGTTCATTTATTTAATACATATAATTGTATACTTCTGAACATGGAGCAATACTGgttggctgtttcgttttaatggtcagtaaaatACTGGGCCGTGATTGGGagagcaaaatgtgtgtgtgtgtgtgtgtgttttgcatacgAGGCAGAAGTTTTGCTTACGTAACTGTGTATAAGGTTCCTGCTGACACGCTCCTGCAAGTGGCAACCACATGTGTGACGTTATATTCAAGGACAAAGACAGCACATGCCGAAAGTAGGCTCTCAGTTCAACTAATacttagtaattacaattacgagtagcttaaaatggaacgatcaaatAGATGTTGTgaagaaggcaaaacaaagactgcattttattggctgaacacttagaagatgccacagGCCTAGTAAaggaactgcctacactacgcatttTCGTCCTCTGCTACAGTATTAcggtgcagtatgggatccttaccggacaggattgactgaggacatctAAAAATTCCAAAGATTGGCAGATAATTTTGTATTATCGGAAAACAGGGCAGAGAGTGTCACGCATATGGTAAGCGAGtcgggatggcaatcattaaaacaaggtcGTCTTTCGTAGCGAcgagatcttttcgcgaaatttcaatcacgaacttttttCCTCTGAAAGTGAAGATATCTTATTGGTCACCAACCTATATTCgaagaaattatcatcgtaataaaatataaATCAGTGCTACATTTAAGTCCTCTTTCACCCTATGCGCTGATAGAGAGTCGAACGGTAGATAAATGGTCTAAAGATGGTCTGAACACTTctccaggcacttaactgtgaactgcagagtaatcatgtagatgtagatttatgtgTACATACAAAGTTCAAGAATGCATAGCTGTACTACTACCATGCATTTGAGTTGATCAATAGATTGTAGATATTTGTTCAGCTTTTTCCACGCCTTCCAGTTATTCTCAATTTCCGCTACCAGTACCCTTGTGTTCCAAAGCATGGGTAAATATTGTAATAGAATGGTCAAAAATCAGGTAAAGTTATATTTTTACTCCGTATATTTAGCAGTTTTTCTGCCTCACTCTCAGTTAATAGCAATAATTTTCGATAATGACTCCTCATTTCTTGCTTATTGAGTATCATTGGTTAGTgaatgttattttcatttttagatAAAACGACACGTCCGGGAACAGACTTTGTTCTGGACTGTATGTGGAAGGCGAAGTTATCATTATGATTGCAGGTTCTCGTATGTCTACTACCAAGTTTTAGGTTTCTTGCAGCGTGTTAGCCGGTGTTGCATCATATCCTCTACGTTACAGCGATGGGCTTGCCCTGTTTTATGTAGTTTGCTGTTTGTAATAATCTTTTGATGAATCCCCTGTGCCACAGAGATCGTGCActgagttggtggtggtggttagtgtttaacgtcccgtcgacaacgaggtcattagagacggagctcatgctctggttagggaaggattgggaaggaaatcggccgtgccctttcaaaggaaccatcccggcatttgcctgaagcgatttagggaaatcacggaaaacctaaatcaggatggctggagacgggattgaaccatcgtccttccgaatgcgagtccagtgtgctaaccactgcgccacctcgctcgctgcaCTGAGTtgatcagtctgttgtagatatttTCCCGTACGTTTTTCCACTCCTTGCAGTTATTCTCAATTTCAGCTTTGTTCGTATATTGCATTGCATACCTCCCTAGTCGTTGCAATGCCTTACACTGAGTTTTGCACACAACTGTACTCTACGAAGGATGTTCGGATGCATCTGTCAACTGAGCAGAACAAGCAAGATTGATGAATCGCCCTTTAATTCCAGTCTCGGTCACAAATGCAGTTTTAATCCACGGGGAAATTTCAAATCAGTCCACACTCCACTTCATTCTGAAAAGCTGTAATTCTTTGTCAGTAATATTCGTGGAACATTTCACTTCTTTCCTCAACGTAATGTGCACTGCTTTTGCCGGTTTTGTGTCGGTAACGCTACGACATTGATGAGCACTTGTGCAAACTTGTGTTGTAGTTGTATTACTATAGACGAATACGAATAAGAAAGGAAACCCACTTCTCTATGAAAAAAAGAGAACAGGATGAGCGCCGAGCTTAAAGTTCGCATCCGAAAGGTTAGTCTTCACCAACATGCTAGAcacattcacttcagttcacttcaGTGAGACGCAGCAGAGAGTTTTGTGATTTATTCCACGACCGTGTTGTGCAGAGTATCTGTCAGGCCATACGCGCCACATCGCCTCTTTCCCCGTCTGCCAAACACAATGGTCGGCAATAACCGCACGCTTAAAACCAATACCGGTACTTCAGTTCTGAATAATCgttatttttcgatatttgtttggtctctgcTATAACAGGTATTTTTGTTTTCTTACTGATAACCAGATATGAAACCGATACGTCAGTACACCATGGCAgtggtgctaaaatttttggtttttaaataaaatttattttaaaaaagattttcaCAGAAAGTTCTGTGGTTTCTGAAAGATAAGTATCGTTATTGAATGACAGGAGTCAACTTACAGATCAAAGCATTACAGAAcgagaatttttgaataaattggACAGTAAATGTTGACTAATCGATTAATTCATTACTGAACTTTTAACTACTCTCATATAATGAGTTTGCTAAATATTACAGATATATATTATATTTTGCGTAATATGCAAAGTGTTCACTTCAAGTTTTTGAAAGAACATTTTTGGTTTTACCAGTAAAAAATCTATTGTATTCACATTATCCTTAAAATATAAAGATACATATATTTAACTAGAAATGATTAAAGAAAAAGAACCTATTTTTCACAAAAGGTTATTATTTGTTTGTGATGCCTAAGAAAAAACAAAAGGGAAAATATGTTATGGAAACAATGATACATTAAAAACTTCAAAATATGTTCATTGTTCACAATAGGACAGATAGTAGCTGATCTGCTGTCTCTCTCTATGTAATAAGCCTTTATCTGCTCCTCATtatttttcgagaaaagcagcaaacgACTGACTgactaatttttgttttatttgcctAATTTATTTGACATTTTGATTCTATGTAGGAGGGAGTCTTAAAATTTTTCAGTCTGTGTTTGATGTCTAAGTTTGTTGCCGGAAATCATAGCAACAAAAATGCCCGAAAGTGAGTCATTTCAGAAACTGCTTATTTTCAGCCGTTTTAAGAGACAGGATAAACTGGAGATGAAAAACCGGTATATCTGAAAGCCGGTTGTTTCAGCGGTAACCGCCATCCCTACCAAACACTGGTAATAAAATTTTTTCCAACATACCACTGGAATCACTTGCCTCTAGCTCTAGTACCGCCGTTATCGTATGCTGTACgctgatcacctacctaatagcaggtatgtccaccttcggcacgcgtaacagtggcgacgttttgtggcatagaagcaatgaggccttggtaggtcgccggAGGCAATTGGCACCACAActgcacacacaactcacctaattGACGTAAATTCCGGACAGGATGGCAATAAGCTCTGAAGCCACGTTCAATCACGTCAGGGATGCGTTCGAGATGGTTCAGATGTGGTGAGTTAGGGGGCCAGTACATCACTGGAACTcttcactgtgttcctcaaaccactccatcacactgctggccttgtgacatggcgattatcttgttgaaaaataccactcccctcggtaaacatgatcgtcatgaaaaggtgtacgtgatctgcaaacagtgtacgatactctttagCCATCACGGTGCCTAgcgcgagctccactggaccaatggatgcccacgcgaatgtcctccagagcagaatggagccaccgccagcttctcTCCATCCCGCAATATAGGTTTCAAGGAGCTGTTCTTctgcaagacgacggattcgtgccctcccatcggcatgatgaggaaggtatcgggattcatcagaccatgcaacgctctgccattgctcCGACTTCCAGTGCCGACGGTCGTTTGCACATTTCAGTCTTAGTTCCGATGTaatggtgttaacgttggcacacgCGTGGATCGTCGACTGCAGAAGCCAATCTTTGGATTGTTCAGTGCAGTGCCTGTtcatacacacttgtactctgcccagcattaaagtctgatgttagttcagcgacagttcgtcgcctgtcctgttctaCCCATCCGCCTAGCCTACGAGGTCCGATATCTGTACTAAGGGGTGGTCActgaaccccacgacgtctggacgtggtttctcctTGATTTCACCACGAGTTGAAGACACTCGCCTAAGCACTCCTCGaccacccaacaagtcgtgcagtttccgaaatgctcgcgccGAGCTTCTGagccatcacaacctgccctcggtcaaactcagatacattgcgcggcttccccattccacacaccgACAGAGCAGTCACTAatactgcatgcaccgtgcgtgtttctgattaacagtcattcctcaccaggtgatgttGCTATCGCCTAGACGATGTatcaatagtaggtcggtggtcaaaaTGTTATGGCTGATCATTGTACGTCTTCGCTTACTAACAATAATATTTTCTTCGTTTCTAGGTCCAAGCAGTTCAACCAGCATGGAGAGCGTGGAGAAAAATCCCAGTGACGACGAATGTACACCATCGTGGCTGGACAGGGATTTCATTGGGAGGGCTCTGAAGAACGACGATCCTACCATCGACGCATCCAGTGTGGAGCTGATTTCTGTACATACAGCAGGCGGCGGCTACCTCAGTGAGACCCTTCGGGTGGTCGCGCGATCAACTGGTGGTAGCGGAGCTGCTCGGGAGACGTCGCTCTTTGTGAAGGCTGCTCTGAAACCGACGGGTGTCGCACGCGATGTGACAGCGTTTGGAGTGTACGATAAGGAGGCGATAGCTTACAGCCACTTTCTGCCTTCGTTGCACTCCGCTCTGAAGGAGGTCGAAGGGCGAAAGTTTCAGCCACTGGCGCCGAAACTGTACCTGCAAGGATCGGAACCGCTGGTGTTCATGGTGCTGGAGGACCTGTCCGCCACAGGCTTCCGGCCTTGGCCGCAGGGAGACAACCTGGACCTGGCCGCTTGCACCACCGCCATCAGGGCCGTGGCCCGCATGCACGCCGCCTCTGTTTGCCTCCTCAGTCACGAGCGGTACTCGACAAAAGTCTTTCACCAGTCACTCGTATTCAACGAATTTGTGCTCCAGCGTCTCGATGAAGACGAGGCTGCCTTTAAGGAGGACCTGCGAATCTTGGACGAGAATCCGTGGTTCCGCAAGTATACGGACAAACTGCGCGCCTGCGCGAGGGTCCTGCTGCAGACACCTGTACTGAGGGTGAAGTACTGTGCCGTCGACTTCAAGGTCATGCTCCATGGAGACCTGCACAAAAACAACATGATGTTCCGCACCGATGAGGACGGTTCGCAAGTCCGTTTGTATGATTTTCAGGTTAGTATAATCACTAGCACATTTGGATCCTGACTGACACGTATTTCACCTTCATTTTCTTTTCGATATTTAGACAACTTATACCTCAGATGACACATGGGCAGGCATTGGTGAACGCAGGCCTGATTCATATACTCTCTTAAGCTCGCAAGTCGCCTAGACACGTGACGCGACAGCAGTGGTCTTAGGGCAGGTAGTAAGAACTATAGCATCCGTGAAATCTCCTTCTTTTTTCTGTCTTGAATTCCTCTTAAAGTGTCATCCTAGCTTGTATAGGCGTTTGTATGTATGTAATGTATGTGATACATTCAGGGTACACTGAACGATTGattgaaataattaaattttagaTTACTAAAGCTGTGTAATTGTAATGTCCTGCGATGTCTTGTTCCTGCTACTTCTACACTCATAAAAATCAATCTCGTAACTAAGTGAAATTATTCTCGTTAATTATCCAAAGTCCAGTACACGCTCGGCTTCAAGACTGCCTGtgtcgcagtcatatgttattAGACACTTCCTTTGAGTTGTCAAGACTGTACGCCTAGTTgtttaggaaggagttgaagtttgtaatgtctgaagatgggtgtaatcccaaaacgcgtaacatgttctaataaaagagtcaattgaacatcccaTGACTTTATTGcggttgtacagcattggttgccaattattaacataaaaatgatcgcaggcctcagacgggattttatatCCTGTATATCAAAGTCCAGACTAACGTAGCAAGACTGAATGGTTCTGTATTATAGCGTCAAAGTCTCGCAGAACATAAGCATTAATCGTTATGTCTTCGTTGAAACCAAGTGATACAGTGTTTTGAAACGAAATTGTAACTTGCCAGTAACAGTGAAACTGCAGCTATGGAAACTGGTCGAGCTCGTAATGAAGAAGTAactgtttttaaataggaacttatAAAGAATCCTCGGATGCTGATTCGATGTAGTTCTGTTCGCATTTGGTCATATAATGCGCACATGTAAAGCAGAATTGTCCTCATTGCAGTAAAACACTTTCTGAATTTCGTTGAGCCATGCTTGCAGATTCACCAGCAAATATCACTAACCAAATGTTCGAAGTTCCTATACAGAAGCCTGGCACAAATTCACTTTCCACAAATTAACCTGCTGAAAATAATTAAGACTTGTAGAATTACCGTTtaacatacgaggcgtgttttttaagtaagtaccgttttgaaattaacgaaagacgtgctaaaatatctcaataattttatttttacatgaaagcctgtaccttaatctacttttatacataatttccgtcaatattgaggcgcttgtcataatgttgtaccagttttgaattccctcctcatagaagtctgccgcctgacttgttaaccactgcatcaccactgttttgacatcgtcaacgtcttgaagacgctgaccgcccaggcgtttcttcaagtgcaggaacagatggtagtcactaggCGCAACATCGCGGCTGTACGCAGGAtgttctagagtttcccatcgaaaagatgtgatgagaacttcagtctgattcgccacatgcggacgggcattgtcttgcagcaaaacgatgcccttgctcaacttccatggactgttggtttgattctggtgtgacgtacgacacccatgtttcatcgcccggaacaatttggcttaagaaatcatcaccgtcgttctggtaccgctcaaggaaagtcaatgcactgtctaaacgtttggttttgtgcacatccgtcaacattttcccTACCCAACGTGCgcgcaattttcggtaattcaagtgctcggtcacagtgccatacaaaacactacgagaaacattaggaaagtcatcccgcaaggaggaaatcgtaaagcgtctgttttctctctccttattgtccacttcctgcaccaaactttcattaacgaccaaaggacgcccactccgttgttcatcatgcacatttgagcggccatctttaaatgatcTCACCCAGTTTCTTACCatcccatcactcataatgttttctccgtaaactgcacagatctcacgatgaatatcgatcgcttttaggcctttagcactaagaaatcttataacagcccgtacttcacagtcggcgggactcacgattaccggaggcatcttaaacactcagtacacaacgtaaacaaggaagaagcaGACTGAAATGGcgtcagtgtgtagattaaggCACAAGCTTTCatctaaatataaaattattgagatatcttagcacgtctttttctaaatttcgaaacggtacttatttaaaaaacacgcctcgtattagtATATTCGTGCTGAAACTTACACTAATTGCTTCTTTTTAGCTTTTTCTATACTCGTCAGACACTTCAGTTCCAATCCATTTTACAACTGGAGTCCAACAACAGACATCAGGATCGTATACATAATCAAGCTAGCGTCTGTTGATAGAGTCCCCGTTGATTGTTAATTTTTTACGTAAGTGATCCCGTGACCGCGAAGTAGCTATATGTCACGGAGTAAGCGCATTTCTCCTACAGGCGAAATGTGCTAAATCACTGCTTTTTATAAATTTTCACCATAGCAGCACCACAGCCATTGACCTGTAAGCTGATGGTCTCAGTATTAATACAATTAATGATAAATTATCGCGAATCCTGTTTCTCTCCATTCATCTCAGAGCGGCACCAGCAACCAACGACCCCAATTGCTTGCTGGGCGCACCCCaatccccaccccaccccaaacACGCCCCTATAGCAACCTCCACACCCCGTCCAacgttacgcgataagtcacacaaatctgaagactgtaaattcaactaagtacttagggattacaattacaaataatctaaattggaacgatcacatagataatattgtgggtagagcaaaccaaagactgcgattcattggcaaaacacttagaaggtgcaacaggtttactaaagagactgcttacaccacgcttgtccgccctattttggagtactgctgtgcggtgtgggacccgcatcaggtgggactgacggacgacaacgaaaaagtacaaagaagggcagctcgttttgtattatcgcgaagttggggagacagtgtcacagacataacTCGTGAATTggagtggatatcattaaaacaaaggcgtttttcgttgcgacgggatcttctcatgagacttcaatcaccagttttctactccgattgcgaaaacattctgttggcacccacctacatagggaggaatgatcatcacgataaaataagagaaatcacggctcgcacagaaaaatttaagtgctcgttttcccacgtgccgttcgagagtggaacggtagagagacagcttgaaggtggtttattgaacactctgccaggcactttattgtgaatagcagagtaatcacgtagatgtagatgcagatgtatatgtagGACGCAAAACACCCCCGCCCCCACCATCAGGGAGCCATCATGGCACCTCCTTCCTGACACGTCATGCCCACAAGTGATGCCTTCCACAGAGCGCATTCATTTCATGTCCACGCTATGTTCAAATGTTTACCTTTATCTATGTGCAATGAACATTGTTTCCTTCCTTACGACGTCTTAAAGCCTTCTATTGCAAAATTCTGCGATGTAGCACTCTCTTTCCCAATAATTCGTTCCGCTGGCCATATTGAAATCAATCGCGGACCAGGTGCCTCAAGCGGACCGTCCGTTGTCCACCCTTTTTTAAGATAGTCCTTGACCACAGATATTTTCTCACCCCACCATTCCTCACAAAAGTAACTTGCCCTTACCATCAGTTTCAATATGGCATAGATGCTTAGGATattgaaacaaattgttttcagGGTTCTGTAACTTAGTCGGACTATTTAAGACCGCTTTTCCTCAGGAATGGATAGACGAatgaatttatgtcacatactgtggTCGGCggtcccttgttgttgttgttgtggtcttcagtccagagactggtttgatgcagctctccatgctactctatcctgtgcaagctttttcatctcccagtacctactgcaacctacatccttctgaatctgcttagtgtattcatctcttggtctccctctacgatttttaccctccacgctgccctccaatactaaattggtgatcccttgatgcctcagaacatgtcctaccaaccgatcccttcttctgatcaagttgtgccacaaacttctcttctccccaatcctattcaatacttcctcattagttatgtgatctacccatctaatcttcagcattcttctgtagcaccacatttcgaaagcttctattctcttcttgtccaaactatttatcgtccatgtttcacttccatacatggctacactccatacgaatactttcagaaatgacttcctgacacttaaatcaatactggatgttaacaaatttctcttcttcagaaacgctttccttgccattgccagcctacattttatatcctctctacttcgaccatcatcagttattttgctccccaaatagcaaaactcctttactactttaagtgcctcatttcctaatctaattccctcagcatcacccgacttaattaggctacattccattatccttgttttgcttttgttgatgttcatcttatatcctcctttcaagacactgtccattccattcaactgctcttccaagtcctttgctgtctcggacagaattacaatgtcatcggcgaacctcaaagtttttatttcttctccatgaattttaatacctactccgaatttttcttttgtttcctttactgcttgctcaatatacagattgaacaacatcggggagaggctacaaccctgccttactcccttcccaaccactgcttccctttcatgtccctcgactcttataactgccatctggtttctgtacaaattgtaaatagcctttcgctccctgtattttacccctgccacctttagaatttgaaagagagtattccagtcaacattgtcaaaagctttctctaagtctacaaatgctagaaacgtaggtttgcctttccttaatctttcttctaagataagtcgtaaggtcagtattgcctcacgtgttccagtgttcctacggaatccaaactgatcttccccgaggttggcttctactagtttttccattcgtctgtaaagaattcgtgttagtattttgcagctgtgacttattaagctgatagttcggtaattttcacatctgtcaacacctgctttctttgggattggaattattatattcttcttgaagtctgagggtatttcgcctgtctcatacatcttcctcaccagatggtagagttttgtcaggactggctctcccacggccgtcagtagttccaatggaatattgtctactccgggggctttgtttcgactcaggtctttcagtgcactgtcaaactcttcacgcagtatcatatctcccatttcatcttcatctacatcctcttccatttccataatattgtcctcaagtacatcgcccttgtatagaccctctgtatactccttccacctttctgctttcccttctttgcttagaactgggtttccatctgagctcttgatattcatacaagtcgttctcttatctccaaaggtctctttaattttcctgtaggcggtatctatcttacccctagtgagataggcctttacatccttacatttgtcctctagccatccctgcttagccattttgcacttcctgtcgatctcatttttgagacgtttgtattcctttttgcctgtttcacttactgcatttttatattttctcctttcatcaattaaattcaatatttcttctgttacccaaggatttctactagccctcgtctttttacctacttgatcctctgctgccttcactacttcatccctcaaagctacccattcttcttctactgtatttatttcccccattcctgtcaattgctcccttatgctctccctgaatctctgtacaacctctggttctttcagtttatccaggtcccatctccttaaattcccacctttttgcagtttcttcagttttaatctaccggtcataaccaacagattgtggtcagagtccacatctgcccctggaaatgtcttacaatttaaaacctggttcctaaatctctgtcttaccattatataatctatctgataccttttagtatctccagggttcttccatgtatacaaccttctttcatgattcttaaaccaagtgttagttatgattatgttgtgctctgtgcaaaattctaccaggcggcttcctctttcatttctgtcccccaatccatattcacctactatgtttccttctctcccttttcctacactcgaattccagtcacccatgactattaaattttcgtctcccttcacaatctgaataatttcttttatttcatcatacatttcttcaatttcttcgtcatctgcagagctagttggcatataaacttgtactactgtagtaggtgtgggcttcgtatctatcttggccacaataatgcgttcactatgctgtttgtagtagcttacccgcattcctattttcctattcattagtaaacctactcctgcattacccctatttgattttgtgtttataaccctgtagtcacctgaccagaagtcttgttcctcgtgccaccgaacttcactaattcccacaatatctaacttcaacctatccatttccctttttaaattttctaacctaccttcccgattaagggatctgacattccacgctccgatccgtagaacaccagttttctttctcctgataacgacatcctcttgagtagtccccgcccggagatccgaacaggggactattttacctccggaatattttccccaagaggacgccatcatcatgtaatcatacagtaaagctgcatgccctcgggaaaaattacggctgtagtttccccttgctttcagccgttcgcagtaccggcacggcaaggccgtttcagttattgttacaaggccagatcagtcaatcatccagactgttgcccttgcaactactgtaaaggctgctgcccctcttcaggaaccacacgtttgtctggcctctcaacagatacccctccgttgtggttgcacctacggtacggctatctgtatcgctgaggcacgcaagcctccccaccaacggcaaggtccatggttcatgggcggtcCCTTGGTGCtgcaaaaaattgaagcttctaagtcattgcAATTAAAAGCTACAgtcttttatgtcacatattttgatactcgcaaactctctcAACAAATTCCGTGTGGTAACTTCCCCCTTACCTAGAAAAACATAATCTGAGGAAAAGCGAGTTATcaaagtaaaagtaaaggaaaagatccgatgattgttaatttgtaattatatcacagagAAGAGCAACTTTATGCCATttattgtccatctgtctgtctgttaaggaTGCTCGTTCTCAGCAAAAGGTggacgtataaagttgaaattttttcacatactaaagtctatgaTCCTTTGGCGCTGTAAActctttaagcttctaagtcaatgcaaccaaaagaaacggccatttatgtcacatattttgatatcttgtcAGTACCGGTATAGATGACAGGAAAAATCGTCAAAATTCTCGATTTACAGGATGGGTAAACTATCGATGAACATAAAACGATGCGGAACCTTGGATAAGCGAGTCTTACTCGCCCTTATTCGTATTTTTACGTAATAACAGTAATTTGTGTAAATCAGTGATTAATACGTCGCCCAAGCATTGCATTAAAGAATTATTTTTTTCAGAGAATTACTTCATTTGAAAAGAATTCGTCACAAATTTGGTACAGCGTATCTGTCATACAATTCATATAAGATGACTTTGTTATTTCCGGAGCATAAAGTGAAAGCATGCGATCGCCATTATCAGTATTTCAGTTATAATTATAAATGTGCCAGAAAATCTAGAGACTATGGCTACACAAGTGTGAAAACGGAGAGAAATGCTGTTAGTTTTGGTCGTTTTCACCTACGCTTGGTTAAATTTGGATTTACTTTGAATTCCGCCTTACGCAAAACACTATTTA encodes:
- the LOC124775723 gene encoding uncharacterized protein LOC124775723 gives rise to the protein MESVEKNPSDDECTPSWLDRDFIGRALKNDDPTIDASSVELISVHTAGGGYLSETLRVVARSTGGSGAARETSLFVKAALKPTGVARDVTAFGVYDKEAIAYSHFLPSLHSALKEVEGRKFQPLAPKLYLQGSEPLVFMVLEDLSATGFRPWPQGDNLDLAACTTAIRAVARMHAASVCLLSHERYSTKVFHQSLVFNEFVLQRLDEDEAAFKEDLRILDENPWFRKYTDKLRACARVLLQTPVLRVKYCAVDFKVMLHGDLHKNNMMFRTDEDGSQVRLYDFQVSIITSTFGS